A window from Gottschalkiaceae bacterium SANA encodes these proteins:
- a CDS encoding response regulator transcription factor — protein sequence MGMIRVLIADDQQILIEGITTLLNLEDDIQVVGQAKNGIEVLNFLQENSAPDVILMDIRMPEMNGVECTKQVGRLYPGIRVLILTTFDDDQYISEALSNGADGYLLKDLSAEKLTSAIRSVFVGNSVMDQIVSGRIAKHFQESPSHAVGQRLGRIKDMQGSLLHEREEQVLRLLAKGYSNSEIAEELFLSEGTVKNYISTLYEKIGIKGRTKLMRFAIEQGILESENASERKE from the coding sequence ATGGGTATGATTCGAGTATTGATTGCAGATGATCAGCAAATTTTAATTGAGGGAATTACGACACTCTTAAATTTGGAAGACGATATTCAGGTCGTTGGACAAGCAAAAAATGGGATTGAAGTGCTGAATTTTTTGCAGGAGAATTCTGCCCCGGATGTTATCTTAATGGACATTCGAATGCCGGAAATGAATGGTGTAGAGTGTACCAAGCAAGTGGGACGATTATATCCGGGAATTCGCGTCTTGATTCTAACGACCTTTGACGATGATCAGTATATTTCGGAGGCTCTTTCCAACGGGGCGGATGGATATCTGCTGAAAGATTTATCAGCGGAAAAACTGACTTCAGCGATACGAAGCGTTTTTGTGGGGAATTCGGTCATGGATCAGATTGTGAGCGGGCGAATCGCCAAACATTTTCAAGAATCTCCGTCGCACGCGGTGGGCCAGAGGCTTGGACGGATTAAAGATATGCAGGGGTCTTTGCTTCATGAGCGTGAGGAGCAGGTATTGCGATTATTGGCAAAGGGCTATAGCAATAGCGAAATTGCGGAGGAATTATTTTTGTCTGAAGGAACGGTGAAGAATTATATATCAACACTCTACGAAAAAATCGGCATAAAGGGGCGTACGAAGCTTATGAGGTTTGCGATTGAGCAAGGCATATTGGAATCGGAGAATGCGTCGGAAAGGAAGGAATAA
- a CDS encoding ABC-F family ATP-binding cassette domain-containing protein: MSVLIVENVSHGFGARKILEDASFRLNKGEHVGLIGANGEGKSTFLNIITGQLEPDEGKVEWSKRVTVGYLDQHTVLTKGKTIRAALEEAFQSMYDMEAEMLSLYDQMGDASPKELENMMEDVGEIQSFLEHSGFYMLHTKIQEVANGLGLGDIGLDKDVSELSGGQRTKVLLTKLLLQNPTILLLDEPTNYLDVNHIEWLKRYLKDYENSFILISHDIPFVNEVINVIYHVENGELTRYTGNYDQFQAMHAVKKEQQLKAYKRQKQEIDKMEDFIARNKARVATRGMANSRQKRLDKIEVMEKPTEKLKPTFAFHEARTPSRFVFKAENLVLGYDEPLTKPVNVTLERNQKIAVTGVNGLGKSTLLKTMLGMIRPISGDLTHGEFLAPGYFEQESSRDNTNTALEEIWNAYPSLENKEVRQALAGCGLTNEHITNQMRVLSGGENAKVRLCKLMLKDINFLVLDEPTNHLDVEAKEELKKALIEFKGTILLVSHEPYFYEDWVTDIWNVEEWTTKIV; the protein is encoded by the coding sequence ATGAGTGTATTAATTGTAGAAAATGTTTCCCACGGCTTTGGCGCCCGAAAAATTCTAGAAGACGCCTCCTTTCGGCTCAATAAGGGAGAACATGTCGGCCTGATCGGCGCAAACGGAGAAGGAAAATCTACGTTTTTAAATATTATTACCGGACAACTAGAACCCGATGAAGGCAAGGTCGAATGGTCCAAGCGAGTCACCGTTGGCTACCTTGATCAACATACGGTTCTTACCAAGGGAAAAACCATTAGAGCCGCACTTGAAGAAGCCTTTCAAAGCATGTATGACATGGAAGCAGAAATGCTGTCTCTTTATGATCAAATGGGCGATGCTTCACCGAAAGAACTTGAAAACATGATGGAAGACGTTGGCGAAATCCAAAGTTTTTTAGAGCACAGTGGCTTTTATATGCTGCATACTAAGATTCAAGAAGTCGCAAACGGATTGGGCTTGGGCGATATCGGCTTAGATAAAGATGTATCAGAATTAAGTGGTGGTCAACGAACAAAGGTCTTGCTGACAAAACTGCTTCTTCAGAATCCGACGATTTTACTTTTAGATGAACCCACAAACTATTTAGACGTTAACCATATTGAATGGCTGAAAAGATATTTAAAGGATTATGAAAATAGCTTTATTCTAATCTCACATGATATTCCTTTCGTCAATGAAGTCATTAACGTCATCTACCATGTCGAAAACGGTGAGTTAACCCGCTATACTGGCAATTATGATCAGTTTCAAGCTATGCATGCCGTCAAAAAAGAACAACAATTAAAGGCATATAAGCGTCAAAAACAAGAAATTGATAAGATGGAAGATTTTATTGCCAGAAACAAGGCACGTGTCGCCACGCGCGGCATGGCCAACAGTCGTCAAAAACGACTTGATAAGATTGAAGTGATGGAGAAACCTACAGAAAAATTGAAACCAACTTTTGCCTTCCATGAAGCACGCACACCCAGCAGATTTGTTTTCAAGGCTGAAAATCTAGTCCTTGGTTATGACGAACCTCTGACTAAGCCTGTGAATGTTACCTTGGAACGCAACCAAAAAATCGCTGTAACCGGTGTTAACGGTCTGGGTAAATCAACCTTATTGAAAACAATGCTTGGAATGATTCGACCCATATCGGGTGATTTGACCCATGGAGAGTTTCTGGCCCCCGGCTATTTCGAACAGGAGTCCAGCCGTGACAATACCAATACCGCACTCGAGGAAATATGGAACGCATATCCTTCTCTTGAAAACAAGGAAGTCCGACAAGCACTGGCAGGATGTGGATTAACCAATGAACACATCACCAATCAAATGCGTGTCTTAAGCGGTGGTGAAAACGCCAAAGTCCGTCTATGCAAGTTAATGCTGAAAGACATCAATTTTCTTGTTCTCGATGAGCCCACCAATCATTTGGATGTCGAAGCCAAAGAAGAACTTAAAAAAGCCTTGATTGAATTCAAGGGAACCATTTTATTGGTCTCCCATGAGCCCTACTTCTATGAAGACTGGGTAACCGATATCTGGAACGTGGAAGAATGGACCACTAAAATCGTATAA
- a CDS encoding flavin reductase family protein produces the protein MKVEAGKVNALGGMPNVVVSVRDHEGNDNALVVGYCGHCSFDPPMLMVGIVPSRHSYHMIKENGCFVAHLLDASQTELYECCGSKSGKDGDKLKEYGVKMTDGKFVNAGVIDACPVAIECTVVDTIKTGSHEMFIGKIEYVHAEEGVIAENGRVDSSKFNLL, from the coding sequence ATGAAAGTAGAAGCAGGAAAAGTGAACGCATTGGGTGGAATGCCAAATGTGGTTGTCAGTGTTCGGGATCATGAGGGGAATGATAATGCATTAGTCGTTGGATATTGCGGACATTGCAGCTTTGATCCACCCATGCTAATGGTGGGAATTGTACCATCCAGACATTCCTATCATATGATCAAAGAGAATGGTTGCTTCGTTGCTCATTTGCTTGATGCATCTCAAACGGAACTTTATGAATGCTGCGGCTCAAAGAGTGGTAAAGACGGAGATAAACTAAAAGAGTATGGTGTTAAAATGACAGATGGCAAGTTTGTTAATGCCGGTGTCATCGATGCATGTCCTGTTGCAATCGAATGTACGGTTGTCGATACAATTAAGACGGGATCCCATGAAATGTTTATTGGGAAAATTGAATATGTTCATGCTGAAGAAGGCGTAATTGCTGAAAATGGCAGAGTGGATTCTTCCAAGTTCAATCTGTTATAA
- a CDS encoding shikimate kinase — MDKNIVLIGFMGSGKTTIARSLSQALDMEFIDMDHEIEQQEEKTIKDIFRQDGETHFRNLETAFLKTRMDDTNVILSTGGGVILKEENRELLSRLGTVVLLYAEIEHIINHIRGDEARKNRPLLQEKDYMDKIKELYKEREDLYLHAADLIIKCAGRTVAELAEEIISKVNR; from the coding sequence ATGGATAAGAATATTGTTTTAATCGGTTTTATGGGAAGTGGGAAAACGACAATTGCTAGAAGCCTTTCTCAGGCTTTGGACATGGAATTTATTGATATGGACCACGAAATAGAACAACAAGAAGAGAAAACGATCAAAGATATTTTTCGCCAGGACGGTGAAACCCATTTTAGAAATCTTGAAACTGCATTCCTGAAAACAAGAATGGATGATACCAATGTCATTCTTTCAACAGGCGGGGGTGTCATTTTAAAAGAGGAAAATAGAGAACTGCTTTCACGGCTTGGAACCGTTGTGCTTTTGTATGCGGAGATTGAGCATATTATCAATCATATTCGCGGGGATGAAGCGAGAAAAAATCGGCCTCTTCTTCAAGAAAAAGACTATATGGATAAAATCAAAGAGCTGTATAAGGAACGAGAAGACCTGTATTTACATGCGGCGGATTTGATTATTAAATGCGCGGGAAGAACGGTTGCTGAACTTGCAGAAGAGATTATCTCAAAAGTGAATCGCTAG
- a CDS encoding tripartite tricarboxylate transporter permease, translating to MLKARGLACEESMLADMISVIDLPFLGVIFLGAVSGLFVGSMPGLSVTMATALLVSITYTWDTNLAMGLIMGVYVVGVYSGAITAILINIPGAPSSVSTTLDGYPMAKKGRALLALRTATIYSFMGSVIGLIVLMVSAGPVTKLALQFTRFDYFLLAFFGLTTIGSLTSKSYVKGLISAALGVFLSTIGMDSMFGIGRFTFGITNLQRGIPIVAALIGLFGLSEILIQVSKKKTDAKSVVIKDEKVSTPEILKHWVLGIYSSVLGALIGALPGAGGPVAALIAYDQAKKMTKNPEVPFGQGAIEGIVASEAANNGCIGGALIPMLTLAVPGDAVTAVILSAFYIHGLRPGPLLFTQTPEMFSVILAAGFIACVMILVLGYTVAPLLSKIATVKERHLFPIVSTLCVVGAFATSNNFFDVWLMVGFGILGFIMRKREYSVAPLVLGLVLGGLMDDNFRRTMSLLQSSSSPLQDLFFSPISMVLTLLICFSVLSNFTFFRNLFSKKNS from the coding sequence ATGCTGAAAGCTAGGGGTTTGGCATGCGAAGAGTCGATGTTAGCAGATATGATATCAGTTATTGATTTACCATTTTTAGGTGTTATTTTTCTGGGTGCCGTATCCGGACTTTTTGTTGGGTCTATGCCCGGTTTGTCGGTCACCATGGCGACAGCTTTGCTTGTGAGCATTACATATACTTGGGATACAAACTTAGCAATGGGTTTGATTATGGGCGTGTATGTGGTCGGTGTCTATTCTGGGGCCATCACAGCGATCCTTATTAATATTCCAGGTGCACCATCATCCGTATCAACCACGTTGGACGGATATCCAATGGCGAAAAAGGGGAGGGCTTTGCTTGCCCTTCGAACAGCGACCATCTATTCCTTTATGGGTAGTGTGATTGGACTGATTGTACTGATGGTTAGTGCAGGGCCAGTGACAAAGCTGGCACTTCAATTTACAAGATTTGATTATTTTTTGTTGGCATTTTTTGGACTGACAACAATTGGCTCGCTTACATCTAAAAGTTATGTAAAGGGATTGATCAGTGCTGCCTTAGGAGTTTTTTTAAGTACCATAGGCATGGATTCCATGTTTGGAATTGGCCGATTTACCTTTGGAATTACCAATCTGCAAAGAGGGATTCCCATTGTAGCTGCCTTGATTGGTTTATTTGGTCTTTCTGAAATTTTGATTCAAGTATCCAAAAAGAAAACAGATGCAAAAAGTGTTGTGATCAAGGATGAAAAGGTTAGTACGCCTGAAATCCTGAAGCATTGGGTTTTAGGGATCTATTCCTCTGTTCTGGGTGCTTTGATTGGAGCGCTTCCAGGAGCTGGTGGACCTGTTGCTGCATTGATCGCATATGATCAAGCAAAAAAAATGACAAAGAACCCCGAGGTGCCATTTGGTCAAGGGGCCATAGAAGGGATTGTTGCAAGTGAGGCGGCCAACAATGGATGCATTGGCGGGGCCTTGATCCCCATGCTGACCTTAGCCGTTCCCGGAGATGCCGTTACTGCAGTTATTTTGTCGGCATTTTATATTCACGGATTAAGACCTGGCCCGCTTTTGTTTACACAGACCCCAGAAATGTTCTCTGTAATTCTGGCAGCCGGCTTTATCGCTTGTGTGATGATCCTTGTGCTTGGCTATACCGTGGCTCCATTGCTTTCTAAAATAGCGACAGTAAAGGAACGTCATCTTTTTCCGATTGTTTCTACGCTTTGTGTTGTGGGCGCCTTTGCAACGAGCAATAACTTCTTTGATGTTTGGCTAATGGTTGGATTCGGAATCCTTGGCTTTATTATGAGAAAAAGAGAGTATTCGGTTGCACCACTCGTGCTGGGCTTGGTTCTTGGCGGCTTGATGGATGATAACTTTAGAAGAACGATGTCCTTGCTACAATCGTCAAGTTCTCCACTTCAAGATTTATTCTTCAGTCCCATCAGCATGGTGTTGACACTTCTGATTTGTTTTTCAGTTTTGTCTAATTTCACATTCTTTAGAAATCTCTTTTCCAAAAAGAACAGCTAA
- a CDS encoding molybdenum cofactor biosynthesis protein MoaE translates to MVVEKSKKVSPSIDAWLKEAKADPMAVENGMFLVHNGVVRKTPKAKVRQGIDDGLDVTGMEFSYNEGQVDQAVEETRNMAGIFYVKVWLNEGHLNVGDDIMYVLIGGDIRPRVIDALQFLVGKIKNECVVEIEQK, encoded by the coding sequence ATGGTTGTTGAAAAAAGCAAAAAAGTGTCACCGTCCATTGATGCATGGCTAAAGGAAGCAAAGGCTGACCCGATGGCAGTAGAAAATGGGATGTTCCTGGTTCACAACGGAGTTGTCAGAAAAACACCGAAAGCAAAAGTACGACAAGGCATTGATGATGGCCTTGATGTGACGGGCATGGAGTTTTCCTATAACGAGGGGCAAGTGGACCAAGCTGTTGAGGAAACACGAAACATGGCGGGCATCTTCTATGTGAAAGTGTGGCTGAACGAAGGGCATCTCAATGTAGGGGATGACATTATGTATGTACTAATCGGTGGAGATATTCGACCACGCGTGATTGACGCCTTGCAGTTTTTGGTTGGCAAGATCAAAAATGAATGCGTTGTAGAAATCGAGCAAAAGTAG
- a CDS encoding DUF2974 domain-containing protein, whose product MANMIDYINWRGDLDFKASPFNEVDSLIFTELSYMAFGELEEEVENKSIEAIAEIYLVCNGQEKIGALLTGPFSELLDSMAKSKRFSHLVVRNFVDIVDDEIEMQFSAMTFELDEHTAYIAFRGTDDTLVGWKEDFKMTFLDVVPAQIKAVAYLENMMKKYEYKEIYIGGHSKGGNLAVYAAVHASGLIKEKIVKVYNNDGPGFNQQLIESEQYLEVDSKIVSLIPQSSVVGMLLEHKGNYDVIKSTQKGLFQHDGFSWEVMGASFIHLLDVDDESRMIDMTLKNTLNAMTREQREEFTNVFFEVLSATSNRTLAEIQKDGIKSIISMRKSYNGLDKLTKKAVFDIMTVLFSEGMHSFREVKNVDQWQNNLQKWRLDMRKNVKDNKIMKNMQKARQKRI is encoded by the coding sequence ATGGCAAATATGATTGATTATATCAATTGGCGGGGCGATTTAGATTTTAAAGCTTCCCCATTTAATGAAGTTGATAGTTTGATTTTTACAGAATTATCATATATGGCATTTGGTGAACTGGAAGAAGAGGTAGAGAATAAAAGCATTGAGGCGATAGCGGAAATTTATCTTGTGTGTAATGGCCAAGAGAAGATTGGTGCCTTGCTTACAGGCCCTTTTAGTGAACTTTTAGATTCCATGGCCAAGAGTAAACGGTTTAGTCATTTAGTGGTCAGAAACTTTGTCGACATTGTTGATGATGAAATAGAAATGCAGTTTTCAGCCATGACATTTGAATTGGATGAGCATACGGCCTATATTGCTTTTAGAGGAACTGATGACACCTTAGTTGGTTGGAAAGAAGATTTCAAAATGACTTTTCTTGATGTTGTTCCAGCGCAGATTAAAGCTGTAGCCTATTTGGAAAACATGATGAAGAAATATGAATATAAGGAAATCTATATCGGTGGACATTCAAAAGGTGGGAATTTGGCTGTCTATGCAGCTGTTCATGCCAGTGGACTTATAAAAGAGAAAATTGTTAAGGTTTATAATAACGATGGTCCTGGGTTTAATCAACAATTAATAGAATCGGAGCAATATCTTGAAGTTGATTCCAAGATTGTTTCGCTTATTCCTCAATCATCTGTTGTGGGCATGCTTTTGGAACATAAGGGTAACTATGATGTGATTAAAAGCACACAAAAGGGACTCTTCCAACATGATGGTTTTAGTTGGGAAGTTATGGGTGCTTCTTTTATTCATCTCCTTGATGTAGATGATGAGAGCAGGATGATCGACATGACCCTAAAGAATACGCTGAATGCCATGACGCGAGAACAGCGAGAAGAATTTACCAATGTATTTTTTGAGGTGCTATCGGCTACGAGTAACCGAACCCTTGCAGAGATTCAAAAGGATGGAATTAAAAGCATCATATCCATGAGAAAAAGTTATAATGGTTTGGATAAGCTTACGAAAAAGGCGGTTTTTGATATTATGACCGTTTTGTTTTCAGAAGGAATGCATAGTTTTAGAGAAGTGAAAAATGTAGATCAATGGCAAAACAATTTACAAAAATGGCGTCTTGATATGAGGAAAAACGTGAAAGACAATAAAATAATGAAAAATATGCAGAAAGCCCGCCAGAAGCGGATTTAG
- a CDS encoding NADPH-dependent oxidoreductase: MMNKTIEIIKDHRSIRDYKSDKIEDSMINEIIVAAQSMPNSINGQQTSIIVVQDVETKAAIAQYAGGQTWIEQAPLFLLFVTDFYKTNLAAKKNGLTQLIHESVESTVVGAVDVGLNMGAAIIAAESLGLGIVPIGGIRNSPQEIIDLLNLPKMTFPVAGLAIGYPNGESKKKPRLPINTFRHDEKYQTEDLEKEIDNYDLLMEDYYKEINRPQSINWSKSTSSTYKQVYFPKVHPVMDKQGFNNNK, translated from the coding sequence ATGATGAATAAAACGATTGAAATTATTAAAGATCACCGTTCAATTCGAGACTATAAGTCCGACAAAATAGAAGACTCAATGATAAATGAAATTATTGTGGCTGCACAATCAATGCCAAATTCAATCAATGGACAACAAACATCGATTATTGTAGTGCAAGATGTAGAAACGAAAGCAGCGATTGCACAATACGCTGGTGGACAAACTTGGATTGAACAGGCACCGCTATTTTTACTCTTTGTAACCGATTTTTATAAAACCAATCTTGCAGCAAAAAAGAATGGGTTAACTCAGCTGATTCATGAAAGTGTAGAAAGTACAGTTGTGGGTGCAGTTGATGTTGGATTAAATATGGGCGCTGCTATAATTGCTGCTGAATCATTAGGTTTAGGTATTGTACCCATTGGCGGCATAAGGAATAGTCCTCAGGAAATAATTGATCTGTTAAACCTTCCTAAAATGACTTTTCCAGTTGCAGGTTTGGCAATTGGTTATCCAAATGGCGAATCAAAAAAGAAGCCTAGATTACCAATAAATACATTTAGACACGACGAAAAGTATCAAACAGAAGACCTTGAAAAAGAAATCGATAATTATGATTTGCTTATGGAAGATTATTATAAAGAGATCAATAGACCTCAATCAATCAACTGGAGTAAAAGTACGAGTAGCACTTATAAGCAAGTGTATTTTCCAAAAGTACATCCGGTAATGGATAAACAAGGATTCAATAATAATAAATAG
- a CDS encoding glutathione peroxidase: MNIYNYSVQKGTGENVSLEEYKGKVLLIMNSATQCGFTPQYDEIQNLYEKYGDQGFEVLDFPCNQFGNQAPGTHEEIQSFCSMRFNITFPMFKKIDVNGESQEPLFAFLKSQKGFEGFHAEHPITPKLVELFEKVNPNYKEDDDIKWNFTKFLIDREGNVVNRFEPTEDSTVLEESIKKHLNNAA; this comes from the coding sequence ATGAATATATATAACTACAGTGTGCAAAAAGGTACAGGAGAGAATGTTTCACTTGAAGAATACAAAGGTAAAGTCTTATTAATCATGAATTCTGCAACTCAATGTGGGTTTACCCCTCAATATGACGAAATTCAAAATCTGTATGAAAAATATGGAGATCAAGGGTTTGAAGTTTTAGATTTTCCATGTAATCAGTTTGGAAATCAAGCACCTGGAACGCACGAAGAAATTCAATCATTTTGTAGTATGCGTTTTAATATTACGTTTCCAATGTTCAAAAAAATTGATGTGAATGGCGAAAGTCAAGAACCATTATTTGCTTTTTTAAAATCGCAGAAGGGTTTTGAAGGTTTTCATGCTGAACATCCAATAACGCCAAAATTGGTTGAACTATTTGAAAAAGTCAATCCGAATTACAAAGAAGATGATGATATCAAATGGAATTTTACCAAGTTTTTAATTGATCGAGAAGGCAATGTTGTCAATCGATTTGAACCAACTGAAGATTCAACTGTCCTAGAAGAGAGCATTAAAAAGCATTTAAATAATGCTGCATAA
- the ohrR gene encoding organic hydroperoxide resistance transcriptional regulator OhrR has product MENNKSKLNQISDDDILKLDNQLCFALYVSSREIIKKYKPLLDPLGLTYTGYITLLALWEKDNVTIKSLGERLHLDSGTLTPLLKKLEAKGLLIRERRSDDERNVYITLTENGHSLKKDSADVPRQLISSSSFDDESTLQLINLLHRYMASNEK; this is encoded by the coding sequence ATGGAAAATAACAAGTCCAAACTTAATCAGATATCCGATGACGATATCTTAAAGCTAGATAATCAATTGTGCTTTGCACTTTATGTATCATCAAGAGAAATAATAAAAAAATACAAACCATTACTTGATCCATTAGGTCTAACTTATACCGGCTATATTACTCTATTAGCTTTATGGGAGAAGGATAATGTCACGATAAAATCACTTGGTGAAAGATTACACCTTGATTCAGGTACGCTAACACCCCTTTTAAAAAAATTAGAAGCGAAAGGATTGTTAATAAGAGAACGTAGAAGTGATGATGAAAGAAATGTATATATTACTTTAACTGAAAACGGGCATTCATTAAAAAAAGATTCTGCAGATGTACCAAGACAATTAATCAGTTCTTCAAGCTTTGATGATGAATCTACCCTTCAATTGATCAATCTACTCCATCGATATATGGCCTCAAATGAAAAGTAA
- a CDS encoding ATP-dependent helicase translates to MRRGNKGTLLVAAAGSGKTTEIIRQVRKKSKTLSPYKVLAVITYTNAATNEIRDRLERHMDISNNIFIGTIHSFLMQYLIMPYATATEEIESEAKIVNYEIMNLPKDRVQRKIRENQVKYSLSKKGVLDYDYIIILSKKLLKNKVVKERFSQRIESVFVDEFQDAIKAQFDIFDTLRVAGRTDVVLVGDPEQSIMSFMNRKKNKNGISKAPIISIQKKTTYKIDKLEMNYRSSQKIVDFINQFHSFIQQKKANEKITTDNAVLFINKIEKDQLISKFNDLCIDEKYCSKKPKSKMFVAYENKMYSGYCSNTKGKLGKNTSAIEFVLDMLSQILNRHKYELADTLCYKDLELRRKCLEIFKDVKAKPRLKADDLVKRIEFEFNISLDNFKLDKDAKPKYRSILETFIKDAMVFPGYQTTERVYGLGSCEETYLTIHKAKGLQADAVLVLSKNEKELLKWLETDNEKRIVAEDVCRLGYVAFSRAKYFLCIGCISEISDYTKSKLSKLGVVIA, encoded by the coding sequence ATGAGGAGAGGGAACAAAGGGACATTACTTGTTGCAGCAGCAGGTTCTGGGAAAACAACTGAGATTATTCGACAAGTTCGTAAAAAATCGAAAACCTTATCGCCTTATAAAGTACTAGCAGTTATTACATATACTAATGCAGCGACAAACGAAATTAGAGACAGACTAGAACGTCATATGGATATTTCAAATAATATTTTCATTGGCACAATACATAGTTTCTTAATGCAATACTTAATAATGCCATATGCGACAGCAACAGAGGAGATCGAATCCGAAGCTAAAATTGTAAATTATGAAATCATGAATTTGCCAAAGGATAGAGTTCAAAGAAAAATACGGGAAAATCAAGTGAAGTATTCTCTATCTAAAAAAGGCGTCTTAGATTATGACTACATAATAATTTTATCCAAAAAATTATTGAAGAATAAAGTAGTCAAAGAGCGGTTTTCACAAAGAATTGAGAGTGTTTTTGTAGATGAATTTCAAGATGCAATAAAGGCGCAATTTGATATTTTTGATACACTCAGGGTTGCTGGAAGAACTGATGTGGTTTTGGTAGGTGATCCGGAACAAAGTATTATGAGCTTTATGAACAGAAAGAAGAATAAGAATGGTATATCTAAAGCTCCAATTATTTCGATTCAAAAGAAAACCACATATAAAATTGATAAATTAGAAATGAATTACCGATCAAGTCAGAAAATTGTAGATTTCATAAATCAATTTCATTCATTTATTCAACAGAAAAAAGCGAATGAAAAAATCACTACTGACAATGCTGTTCTTTTTATAAATAAAATAGAGAAAGATCAGTTAATAAGCAAATTTAACGATTTGTGTATTGATGAAAAATACTGTTCAAAAAAACCTAAAAGTAAAATGTTCGTTGCATATGAAAACAAAATGTACAGCGGTTACTGTTCGAATACAAAAGGCAAACTTGGTAAGAATACATCGGCTATAGAATTTGTATTAGATATGCTCTCACAAATTTTAAACAGACATAAGTATGAGTTAGCTGACACGTTATGCTATAAAGATCTAGAGTTAAGGCGAAAATGTCTAGAAATATTTAAAGACGTAAAAGCCAAACCACGATTGAAGGCTGATGATCTTGTGAAAAGGATAGAGTTTGAGTTCAATATAAGTTTGGATAATTTTAAATTGGACAAAGATGCGAAGCCAAAATATAGGAGTATATTGGAGACCTTTATTAAGGACGCGATGGTGTTCCCTGGATATCAAACGACTGAAAGAGTTTATGGTCTCGGAAGTTGTGAAGAGACGTATCTAACCATTCATAAAGCAAAAGGTTTGCAAGCGGATGCCGTTTTAGTACTTTCTAAAAATGAAAAGGAGCTATTAAAATGGTTAGAAACTGACAACGAAAAGCGAATAGTTGCAGAAGATGTTTGTAGGCTAGGTTATGTAGCATTTAGCAGGGCAAAGTATTTCCTATGCATCGGTTGTATAAGCGAAATCAGTGATTATACTAAATCAAAATTGTCAAAGTTAGGAGTTGTAATCGCTTAA